One bacterium genomic window, GACCCGGCTGACGCCGGCGGCCGCGATCGTGGATACGGGTATTCTCGTGTTCCGGGAAGGCTTGGAGGCGATTCTCGTGCTGGCCGCGATCACGGCCAGCCTCGGACGGGCCGGCACCCGGTACGGCCGGCCGATCGCCGGCGGGGCCGCCGCGGCGTTTGCGGCCACCGTGGCCACGTGGTTCATCGTGGTCGCGATCGTGTCGTCGATCGACGCGCCAGCGCTGTTTGTGCAGGCCGCGACCGGATTGCTCGCGGTGGTCGTCCTGCTGGTGATCATGAACTGGTTTTTCCACAAGGTCTATTGGACCGGGTGGATCGTCCATCACACCCGCACGCAGCGGGCGCTCGTCGACAGCGCGGATCATCGCCCCGCGTTTGTCTTCAACGGGCTGCTTTTGCTCGGCTTTTCGGCGATCTACCGCGAGGGGTTCGAGGTGGTCCTATTTCTCCAGAGCATCCGGCTGCAGGTCGGACAGCACGCGACGTTGATTGGCGCCGGGATCGGGCTCGCGCTCACGGTGATCGTCGCCGGGCTCACGTTCGTCGTGCACCACCGGCTCCCGTACAAGAAAATGCTCGTGCTGACCGGCGTCCTCTTGGGCGGTGTGCTGATCGTTATGGTCGGCGAGAGCATCCAGGAGATGCAGCAGGCCGGCTGGATCGGCACGACCGCGCTCCGCCTGCACGCGCCGGCATGGGCGGGGGTGTGGTTCTCGGTCTACCCGAACGTCGAAGGCCTGGCGGCGCAGGCGTTTGCCGCCGCCTTCGTGCTTGGCTCGTATTGGGTGGTGGCGGAGTACCTGCGGGTGTGGCGGCCCCGCCGGCACACGGCCGCCGCAGTCCACTAGCACGGCCGTGCGGGCGCGGCCTGTGCCAACGTGAGGGCATCGCCTTCGGCGAGCCTTGCCGCGGATCCACCGGGCCAAAACGAAAGGGAGGGCCGACGGCCCCCCCTCCCTGCGGTCGCGCCGGCGCGCGCCTTACTGACCCGTCTGCTGCTGGACGACCCGCGCGGCTTCCTGATACGTGAGCCACTGCCCGGATTGCTGGTTCACCAGGTACCGCAGATATCCCGGCAGCGACATGTAGTTGGTCTGCGCGCTGAACGCCTGGAGATTCGACACGCTCGGATATTGCTGAGCGGACGCAACACCGCTGAGCACCGCCGATGCCAACAGCACACCCATCGCCACGATCGCCAATTTGCGCATATGTCTCCTCCCTTCGCGATTCTTACCGTGATCGCGTCTCGGACCCCCCGATCGGGACCGCACCAAACCGGAGAATTCCCGTGCGGGGCATTTCAGATGCACCGATGTTATGCCCAAACGGAGCGGTGTTCAAACCGTCGCGGGGGCGTGAACGCCCGCGCGGTTCTCAGCCGATCAGGCGATCGTACGTCGTCACGGCGTCTTCGATCACCCGTCGCACGG contains:
- a CDS encoding FTR1 family protein, coding for MERVAHWGTGRIAGTALVVSAAAFVAAVLVWQAVTQGGNPDPTVTRLTPAAAIVDTGILVFREGLEAILVLAAITASLGRAGTRYGRPIAGGAAAAFAATVATWFIVVAIVSSIDAPALFVQAATGLLAVVVLLVIMNWFFHKVYWTGWIVHHTRTQRALVDSADHRPAFVFNGLLLLGFSAIYREGFEVVLFLQSIRLQVGQHATLIGAGIGLALTVIVAGLTFVVHHRLPYKKMLVLTGVLLGGVLIVMVGESIQEMQQAGWIGTTALRLHAPAWAGVWFSVYPNVEGLAAQAFAAAFVLGSYWVVAEYLRVWRPRRHTAAAVH